The Mucilaginibacter rubeus genomic interval GTCGATCAGCATACCCATGCGCAGCGCATTGTGAACAATGGTATTTAAGGTTTTTTGACCATCAGCATCCAATTTATCCGAATAATCCTCGAGCATAATATTGCTGAAACCGGCAATGGCACGCAACGGCGCCCTTAAGTCATGGCTTACCGAATAAGAAAACGCCTCCAGTTCTTCATTGGCATGAATAAGCGCTTCTGTCCGTTCGGTAACTAATTGTTCCAAATGATTTTTATGCTCCAATATCTCTGCCCTGATACGCCTGTTCTCGATTGCCAGGTTGGCAAAACGCGCGCCATAGGCTATCCTTGCAAGATCAGTTTCATTAGGCGTTCTTGGTTCGCGGTGGTAAATGGCAAACGTACCCACCATTTCATTTGTACTGGATAATATAGGCTGCGACCAGCAGGATTGCACGCCCGCTTTAAAAGCCAGTTCTTTAAAATCGACCCAGTATGGATGCGTGCCGATATTGTCAACACATATTAGCTTCTTAAAGAAAGCGGCACTACCGCAAGAACCTATCCCATCCCCTACCGATATGCCATCAATGGCCTCATTGTAAAAGTCGGGCATGTTTGGTGCCGCTCCGGTACCTAATGTGTTTGTAGCTTTATCGTACAACAAAATGGTACAGATGGATGTGGCATCCTCTTCTTCAATAGACTGCACAATCGACTGCATGATGGTGAAGATATCTATATCGCCGGCCAGTTGCTCCAGGATATGAGCCCTGTTACGTTCCCTCATGCGTAAAAGATTACGTTCGGTTACGTCTTTTATGGTGCATTCATAAAGAGCGCTCCCATCTTTATCGAAGCTGCGGTAATGGATCTCGACAGGAAATGTTGCACCATCTTTTTTTCGGAAGTCGCGTTGAAGGATAAGCGAGTTTTCCTTCAGAAAACCTGCCCAATCGGTTTGTGTGGTTATGATCTCCAGGCCTACTTCAAG includes:
- a CDS encoding ATP-binding protein; protein product: MITSESQFPRSANEKLPKGQEQYIAYFEDNSDGILVHDDQGNLTDANIEACRVLGYTKEELLRMNIAELEVGLEIITTQTDWAGFLKENSLILQRDFRKKDGATFPVEIHYRSFDKDGSALYECTIKDVTERNLLRMRERNRAHILEQLAGDIDIFTIMQSIVQSIEEEDATSICTILLYDKATNTLGTGAAPNMPDFYNEAIDGISVGDGIGSCGSAAFFKKLICVDNIGTHPYWVDFKELAFKAGVQSCWSQPILSSTNEMVGTFAIYHREPRTPNETDLARIAYGARFANLAIENRRIRAEILEHKNHLEQLVTERTEALIHANEELEAFSYSVSHDLRAPLRAIAGFSNIMLEDYSDKLDADGQKTLNTIVHNALRMGMLIDDILSFSKLSRAEKINTSLDMKAIFRNVFDELIRQEPAGHKVVFELGELTPSIGDQAMITQVVTNFISNALKYSRNTAETKIIVTSTIANGSTIYAVKDNGAGFDEKYRNKLFKIFSRLHNDKDFEGTGIGLSIVKKVIERHGGAVTAEGVLGEGATFSFSLPIV